One Euphorbia lathyris chromosome 1, ddEupLath1.1, whole genome shotgun sequence DNA segment encodes these proteins:
- the LOC136208438 gene encoding ribosome biogenesis protein WDR12 homolog produces the protein MEGDTEERQVQARFITKLKPPFKAPTTSITIPANLTRLGLSTIVNSLLKAGDPDWENHPFDFLIDGELIRMSLEQFLLVKGISAEKILEIEYLKAVVPRKEEEPSLHDDWVSAVDGSCTRFILTGCCDGFGRVWKAAGVCTHILEGHDDAITSVSVINPGGVNTMTLATASKDQTLRLWKFDEEESKDNPTTVRAFKVLRGHNASVQSVAADTSGNMICSGSLDCTINLWRTNELDTEGDLVSVKKRKVKNAVQESLLEGEAFSTLAGHTQRVSSVVWPEHGTIYSASWDNSVRSWDVETGKDSSKIFCGKALNCVHVGGEGSALIAAGGSDPVLRIWDPRKPGSSAPIYQFSSHSSWISACKWHDKSWFHLLSASYDGKVMLWDLRTAWPVSVIETHEEKVLSADWWKGDTVISGGADSKLCISSDISVA, from the exons ATGGAAGGGGATACAGAAGAGAGGCAGGTTCAAGCACGATTCATTACAAAACTGAAGCCGCCATTCAAAGCTCCAACTACTTCCATCACCATCCCAGCTAATCTCACCCGTCTTGGCCTCTCTACTATCGTCAACAGCCTTCTCAAAGCGG GGGATCCTGATTGGGAGAATCATCCATTTGATTTCCTTATTGATGGAGAGCTAATTCGCATGTCACTTGAGCAATTTCTTCTTGTCAAGGGCATTTCTGCT GAGAAGATACTAGAGATTGAATACCTTAAAGCTGTGGTCCCTCGGAAAGAAGAAGAGCCTTCCTTACATGATGATTGGGTCAGTGCAGTTGATGGTTCCTGTACCCG GTTCATTTTGACAGGGTGCTGCGATGGTTTTGGAAG GGTTTGGAAGGCTGCCGGAGTATGTACGCACATACTCGAGGGGCATGATGATGCTATTACTTCCGTAAGTGTCATCAACCCAGGAG GTGTAAATACTATGACGTTGGCCACTGCCTCGAAAGATCAAACTCTAAGGCTGTGGAAG TTTGACGAAGAAGAGTCAAAAGATAATCCTACAACAGTTAGAGCATTCAAAGTTTTGCGTGGGCATAATGCATCTGTGCAGAGTGTTGCCGCAGACACTTCTGGAAACATG ATTTGTTCGGGTTCCTTAGATTGTACAATCAATTTATGGAGGACAAACGAGTTAGATACAGAAGGTGATTTGGTCTCTGTCAAAAAGAGAAAAGTGAAAAATGCAGTTCAGGAATCTCTGTTGGAG GGGGAGGCTTTTTCTACACTTGCGGGCCATACACAACGTGTATCATCTGTCGTTTGGCCGGAACATGGAACAATATACTCTGCATCATGGGATAATTCTGTTAGAAGTTGGGATGTTGAGACGGGCAAAGATTCATCAAAAATA TTCTGTGGGAAAGCCCTTAACTGTGTACATGTTGGGGGTGAAGGTTCAGCTCTCATTGCTGCTGGGGGCTCTGATCCAGTCCTTAGGATATGGGATCCACGAAAACCAG GAAGTTCTGCTCCAATTTATCAGTTCTCTTCTCACAGTTCTTGGATTTCGGCTTGCAAGTGGCACGATAAATCCTGGTTTCATTTACTTTCTGCATCCTATGATGGGAAAGTTATGTTGTGGGATCTAAGAACCGCG TGGCCTGTGTCAGTTATTGAAACACATGAAGAAAAG GTTCTATCTGCCGACTGGTGGAAAGGGGATACTGTGATTAGTGGTGGAGCTGACTCCAAGCTCTGCATTTCTTCAGATATCTCTGTGGCTTAA